The proteins below come from a single Pieris brassicae chromosome 1, ilPieBrab1.1, whole genome shotgun sequence genomic window:
- the LOC123710173 gene encoding uncharacterized protein LOC123710173: MYTFILISLFLVNTVKSEVNGKYCEGFKTDFDIKKAIGRWHVVAVIPDTNFSNKFDNVTCYRVDFSEVDEASLKWMITKRLGRPTEQLMDSEPGEVIRLRYHTEQPFDIWSKSVHDLKGCYRQLIDLKNNETELHLANTLDSPMLLHVLETGYGPFLLQILWGRLAAVIYRREPGVTIEKLRPVTEFLSLYRGTAERAKLCGSRQFTTKRPEPVPVSIKSKILE; the protein is encoded by the exons atgtatacatttattttaatctcttTATTTCTAGTAAATACTGTAAAATCTGAGGTGAATGGAAAATACTGTgaag GTTTTAAGACAGACTTCGATATAAAGAAAGCGATTGGACGTTGGCACGTCGTGGCTGTTATACCAGACACCAACTTTTCCAACAAGTTCGATAATGTGACGTGCTATAGAGTGGACTTCAGTGAAGTTGATGAG GCAAGCCTCAAGTGGATGATAACGAAACGGCTCGGTCGTCCTACAGAACAGCTCATGGACAGTGAGCCAGGTGAAGTTATACGCCTACGATACCATACAGAACAGCCTTTTGATATCTGGTCAAAGTCAGTGCATGATCTAAAGGGATGCTACAGACAACTGATAGACTTGAAAAACAACGAAACCGAGTTAC ATCTAGCAAATACATTGGACTCGCCCATGTTGCTGCATGTACTGGAGACTGGATACGGGCCATTTCTTCTCCAAATCCTCTGGGGACGACTGGCCGCTGTAATCTATCGAAGAGAACcg GGTGTTACGATTGAAAAACTTCGGCCAGTGACGGAGTTTTTATCGCTCTATAGGGGAACAGCGGAGCGGGCAAAGCTTTGCGGCTCAAGACAGTTTACAACTAAAAGACCAGAGCCAGTTCCAGTTTCTATAAAGTCtaaaattttagaataa